One Ostrea edulis chromosome 2, xbOstEdul1.1, whole genome shotgun sequence genomic region harbors:
- the LOC125678277 gene encoding kynurenine--oxoglutarate transaminase 3-like isoform X2, whose amino-acid sequence MASKLTGADRIKGTEKNIWVEFGKLAVENEALNLGQGFPDFKPPQHVIDEMVTAVASDNHLMHQYTRSFGHPRLVSALTKLYSPLIGQELDPNKNVTVSVGAYGVLFCAVQGLLNPGDEAVIIEPYFDCYEPMVKVAGATPFYCPLRPTKTGQVTSSRDWKLDPKELESKFSEKTKAVFINNPNNPVGKVYSREELQMVADLCIKYNVICLSDEVYEWMVYDDNKHIKIASLPGMWERTVTIGSAGKTFSATGWKLGWAVGPEELIFPMQILHQNCTYNCPTPVQEAVAGSLEYEMKMLDQPDKCYFYSLAKELQPKRDMLTKICQEAGLSPVVPEGGYFMMVNTTGLNVDFPDDGTNDPRDFKFVRWMTKELKLAAIPPSAFYNQEHKNLGENYIRFCFIKKDETIAAAGDILKKWSGSLKK is encoded by the exons ATGGCCTCCAAGCTGACCGGAGCCGATCGGATAAAAGGCACAGAGAAGAACATCTG GGTGGAGTTTGGAAAGCTTGCAGTGGAAAATGAAGCTCTGAATTTAGGACAG GGATTCCCCGACTTTAAGCCACCACAACACGTGATTGACGAAATGGTGACAGCGGTTGCCAGTGACAACCACCTGATGCACCAGTACACACGGAGCTTT GGTCACCCCAGACTGGTGTCAGCTCTCACCAAATTATACTCTCCTCTTATCGGACAGGAGCTAGACCCCAATAAAAATGTGACGGTGTCGGTGGGAGCGTACGGTGTTCTGTTTTGCGCTGTTCAGGGACTGTTGAACCCGGGGGATGAGGCAGTGATTATTGAGCCGTACTTCGATTGCTATGAACCAATGGTGAAAGTGGCTGGAGCGACCCCATTTTATTGCCCTCTGAGGCCT ACAAAGACCGGACAGGTGACGTCCAGTAGGGATTGGAAACTGGACCCTAAGGAACTGGAGAGTAAATTCAGTGAGAAAACAAAGGCTGTCTTCATCAACAACCCGAATAATCCAGTCGGAAAG GTTTACAGTCGGGAGGAGCTACAGATGGTAGCTGATCTGTGTATAAAGTACAACGTGATTTGTTTGTCTGATGAAGTGTACGAATGGATGGTCTATGATGacaataaacatatcaaaatcG CCTCCTTACCGGGAATGTGGGAGAGGACGGTCACCATTGGCAGTGCTGGGAAGACTTTTAGTGCCACAGGGTGGAAACTGGGCTGGGCAGTTGGCCCAGAGGAACTCATTTTCCCAATGCAGATCCTTCACCAAAATTGTACTTACAACTGCCCTACACCTGTGCAG GAAGCAGTAGCTGGATCGCTAGAATACGAAATGAAAATGTTAGATCAGCCAGACAAGTGCTACTTTTACTCCCTGGCGAAAGAGCTACAACCAAAACGAGACATGCTGACAAAGATCTGTCAGGAGGCGGGACTGTCCCCGGTGGTTCCAGAAGGGGGCTACTTTATGATGGTCAATACGACCGGCCTTA ATGTAGATTTTCCTGATGATGGAACAAATGATCCCCGTGATTTCAAGTTTGTCAGATGGATGACGAAGGAACTC AAACTGGCGGCCATTCCACCATCTGCCTTTTACAATCAGGAACATAAAAATTTAGGAGAAAACTACATTAGATTTTGTTTCATCAAA AAAGATGAAACGATTGCAGCAGCTGGTGATATTCTCAAGAAGTGGTCTGGATCATTGAAGAAATGA
- the LOC125678277 gene encoding kynurenine--oxoglutarate transaminase 3-like isoform X1 encodes MRVLPLILTARRGGISAWSRINRPKNSPVTSQAVRTMASKLTGADRIKGTEKNIWVEFGKLAVENEALNLGQGFPDFKPPQHVIDEMVTAVASDNHLMHQYTRSFGHPRLVSALTKLYSPLIGQELDPNKNVTVSVGAYGVLFCAVQGLLNPGDEAVIIEPYFDCYEPMVKVAGATPFYCPLRPTKTGQVTSSRDWKLDPKELESKFSEKTKAVFINNPNNPVGKVYSREELQMVADLCIKYNVICLSDEVYEWMVYDDNKHIKIASLPGMWERTVTIGSAGKTFSATGWKLGWAVGPEELIFPMQILHQNCTYNCPTPVQEAVAGSLEYEMKMLDQPDKCYFYSLAKELQPKRDMLTKICQEAGLSPVVPEGGYFMMVNTTGLNVDFPDDGTNDPRDFKFVRWMTKELKLAAIPPSAFYNQEHKNLGENYIRFCFIKKDETIAAAGDILKKWSGSLKK; translated from the exons GCGAGTCCTCCCCCTGATACTGACGGCCAGACGGGGCGGTATCAGTGCATGGTCCAGGATTAATAGACCCAAAAATAGTCCCGTGACTTCTCAGGCTGTC AGAACCATGGCCTCCAAGCTGACCGGAGCCGATCGGATAAAAGGCACAGAGAAGAACATCTG GGTGGAGTTTGGAAAGCTTGCAGTGGAAAATGAAGCTCTGAATTTAGGACAG GGATTCCCCGACTTTAAGCCACCACAACACGTGATTGACGAAATGGTGACAGCGGTTGCCAGTGACAACCACCTGATGCACCAGTACACACGGAGCTTT GGTCACCCCAGACTGGTGTCAGCTCTCACCAAATTATACTCTCCTCTTATCGGACAGGAGCTAGACCCCAATAAAAATGTGACGGTGTCGGTGGGAGCGTACGGTGTTCTGTTTTGCGCTGTTCAGGGACTGTTGAACCCGGGGGATGAGGCAGTGATTATTGAGCCGTACTTCGATTGCTATGAACCAATGGTGAAAGTGGCTGGAGCGACCCCATTTTATTGCCCTCTGAGGCCT ACAAAGACCGGACAGGTGACGTCCAGTAGGGATTGGAAACTGGACCCTAAGGAACTGGAGAGTAAATTCAGTGAGAAAACAAAGGCTGTCTTCATCAACAACCCGAATAATCCAGTCGGAAAG GTTTACAGTCGGGAGGAGCTACAGATGGTAGCTGATCTGTGTATAAAGTACAACGTGATTTGTTTGTCTGATGAAGTGTACGAATGGATGGTCTATGATGacaataaacatatcaaaatcG CCTCCTTACCGGGAATGTGGGAGAGGACGGTCACCATTGGCAGTGCTGGGAAGACTTTTAGTGCCACAGGGTGGAAACTGGGCTGGGCAGTTGGCCCAGAGGAACTCATTTTCCCAATGCAGATCCTTCACCAAAATTGTACTTACAACTGCCCTACACCTGTGCAG GAAGCAGTAGCTGGATCGCTAGAATACGAAATGAAAATGTTAGATCAGCCAGACAAGTGCTACTTTTACTCCCTGGCGAAAGAGCTACAACCAAAACGAGACATGCTGACAAAGATCTGTCAGGAGGCGGGACTGTCCCCGGTGGTTCCAGAAGGGGGCTACTTTATGATGGTCAATACGACCGGCCTTA ATGTAGATTTTCCTGATGATGGAACAAATGATCCCCGTGATTTCAAGTTTGTCAGATGGATGACGAAGGAACTC AAACTGGCGGCCATTCCACCATCTGCCTTTTACAATCAGGAACATAAAAATTTAGGAGAAAACTACATTAGATTTTGTTTCATCAAA AAAGATGAAACGATTGCAGCAGCTGGTGATATTCTCAAGAAGTGGTCTGGATCATTGAAGAAATGA